In the genome of Candidatus Cloacimonadota bacterium, one region contains:
- a CDS encoding beta-ureidopropionase, whose translation MNYRVSVLQYEPRLLDLSGNLKQLKQMLSGLETDLVVLPELCATGYVFTSLEEVASVGEEVPSGAAFGTFSALASENRFSIVYGFAERSGNIFYNSAALINPDGSYHIYRKTHLFDREKLFFTPGDTGLHVFPAKDGVQVGMMVCFDWTFPESARTLALKGAQIICHPTNLVLPWCQQAMTTRSLENRVFSITSNRTGDESNGGVSLHFTGQSQILGTKGEILTRMSMEETGVRTCEIDPELAFDKQVSPLNHAFSDRRPAFYDL comes from the coding sequence ATGAATTATAGGGTTTCCGTGCTGCAATATGAGCCCCGTCTGCTTGACCTGAGCGGCAATCTGAAGCAGTTGAAACAGATGTTGAGCGGGCTGGAAACAGACCTTGTAGTGCTGCCTGAGCTTTGCGCCACCGGTTATGTTTTCACCTCTCTGGAGGAAGTGGCCTCCGTTGGCGAGGAAGTGCCCTCCGGAGCGGCTTTCGGAACTTTCAGCGCTCTGGCTTCGGAAAACCGGTTCAGCATCGTTTACGGCTTTGCCGAACGGAGCGGGAATATATTCTACAACTCTGCTGCCCTGATAAATCCCGACGGAAGTTACCATATTTACAGGAAAACACATCTCTTTGACCGCGAGAAGCTCTTTTTCACCCCCGGCGACACCGGATTGCACGTTTTCCCAGCCAAGGATGGAGTGCAGGTGGGGATGATGGTTTGCTTCGACTGGACCTTCCCCGAATCGGCGCGAACCCTGGCCCTGAAAGGCGCTCAGATTATCTGCCACCCCACAAACCTAGTTCTGCCCTGGTGCCAGCAGGCAATGACCACCAGAAGCTTGGAAAACCGGGTGTTTTCCATCACTTCCAATCGCACCGGAGATGAAAGCAACGGCGGGGTGAGCCTCCATTTCACCGGCCAGAGCCAGATCCTGGGCACCAAGGGAGAGATCCTAACCCGGATGAGCATGGAAGAAACCGGGGTGCGGACCTGTGAAATCGATCCCGAACTCGCTTTTGACAAACAGGTGTCACCCTTGAACCACGCTTTTTCAGACCGACGTCCGGCCTTTTATGATTTATGA
- the trxB gene encoding thioredoxin-disulfide reductase: MYYDVMIIGGGPAGLSAAIYAARGGLKTGLFEKGIIGGQINVTDEVENYPGFPEPISGFELTDKMRQQAERFQAHIIDEEVTAIGLEGLCKIVETQENKYRAKALIVCTGAHPRLLNVPGEERFTGRGVSYCATCDGALYRNKVVAVVGGGDSAIEEGLFLTRFASKVIVIHRRDELRAQKILQERAFKNPKIEFIWDSVVREIHGNGKIEKLEVVNVKTQQASFVPVDGVFIYVGILPNNELLESMLEQDSGGFLLTDDHMHTNVPGIYAAGDIRSTVLRQVVTATSDGAVAAWSAEKWIIENFDHVEGLGEAPSADK, translated from the coding sequence ATGTATTACGACGTGATGATAATCGGTGGCGGCCCCGCCGGGCTGAGCGCAGCTATCTACGCTGCCCGTGGCGGCCTGAAAACCGGTCTGTTCGAAAAAGGGATAATCGGCGGCCAGATCAACGTGACCGACGAAGTGGAGAACTATCCCGGTTTTCCGGAACCGATTTCAGGCTTTGAACTCACCGATAAAATGCGCCAGCAGGCCGAACGCTTTCAAGCCCATATAATTGACGAAGAGGTTACCGCCATTGGTCTGGAGGGGCTTTGCAAGATAGTAGAAACCCAAGAGAATAAATACCGCGCCAAGGCTTTGATCGTTTGCACCGGCGCCCATCCCAGACTGCTCAACGTGCCGGGGGAAGAGCGTTTCACCGGCCGCGGCGTATCCTACTGTGCTACCTGCGACGGCGCGCTCTATCGGAACAAAGTGGTGGCAGTGGTCGGCGGAGGAGATTCCGCCATCGAAGAGGGGCTTTTCCTAACCCGCTTTGCCTCCAAAGTGATCGTGATCCACCGCCGCGATGAACTCCGTGCCCAGAAGATCCTTCAGGAGCGCGCTTTCAAGAACCCCAAGATAGAATTCATCTGGGATTCTGTTGTTAGGGAAATCCATGGCAACGGAAAAATCGAGAAGCTGGAAGTGGTGAACGTCAAGACCCAACAGGCTTCCTTCGTCCCGGTTGATGGAGTTTTCATCTATGTGGGCATCCTGCCTAACAACGAACTGCTGGAATCCATGCTGGAACAGGACAGCGGAGGCTTTTTGCTCACTGACGACCACATGCACACCAACGTTCCCGGCATTTATGCAGCGGGGGATATCCGCAGTACCGTTCTGCGCCAGGTGGTCACCGCCACCAGCGACGGCGCTGTGGCAGCCTGGAGCGCGGAAAAGTGGATCATTGAAAACTTCGATCACGTCGAAGGACTGGGAGAAGCTCCAAGTGCTGACAAATAA